A genomic stretch from Salarias fasciatus chromosome 18, fSalaFa1.1, whole genome shotgun sequence includes:
- the dars2 gene encoding aspartate--tRNA ligase, mitochondrial, with product MAAKSRFVLQRLFNGLRTQSLWLQSSKSTSSQGRLLQRAQIRAVSCSHGLCRSASALTGPSSLSFRTHTCGELRSDHVGDKVTLCGWVQYLRQDLFVILRDFTGLTQILIPQEESASGLKSALCDLTVESVIQVTGTVRLRPSGQENKGMPTGEIEVLAENVEIFNICQKLPFEIKDFVKKSESLRMQYRYLDLRSSQMQQNLRLRSQVVMKMRDYLCNVQGFVDVETPTLFKRTPGGAKEFVVPSREPGMFYSLPQSPQQFKQLLMVAGVDRYFQIARCYRDEGSKPDRQPEFTQVDIEMSFVEQAGIMSLVEGLLQHSWPPEKGPIKVPFHTMKYEEAMRDYGVDKPDTRFNMKLIDLSEVFSASDVEFLRSALSKPGGTVQAICVPGGANLFTGKTLDELKQAAKTQFGQELSVVLIRADGTLKSPLKKLLSQSVTDNLLKTTGAKPGDVLLMAAGSLHTVRPLLGHLRLQSAQLLESSGVTLRDPSAFHFLWVVDFPLFLPKEDKPEELESAHHPFTAPLPEDSQLLYTEPHKVRGQHYDLVLNGSEIGGGSIRIHKAAEQHHVLKNILKEDTTLLSHLLEALDSGAPPHGGIALGLDRLISIMVGANSIRDVIAFPKSFRGHDLMSRAPDSLSEEELNAYHISVKWPTKHERCEEDERK from the exons ATGGCTGCAAAAAGCAGGTTTGTGCTGCAGAGGCTGTTCAATGGACTGAGAACTCAGAGTTTATGGCTTCAGAGCTCCAAGTCGACCTCAAGTCAAGGACGCCTCCTGCAGAGAGCTCAGATCAGGGCAGTGAGCTGCTCTCATGGACTGTGCAGGTCTGCTTCTGCTCTCACAG gTCCCAGCAGTTTGTCATTCAGGACTCACACATGTGGGGAGCTCAGATCGGATCATGTGGGAGACAAAGTCACTCTGTGTGGCTGGGTCCAGTATCTCAG ACAAGATTTGTTTGTCATCCTGCGAGATTTCACTGGCCTGACACAGATTCTCATTCCTCAGGAAGAA TCTGCCAGTGGTTTGAAATCAGCGCTGTGTGATCTCACGGTGGAGTCGGTCATCCAGGTGACAGGAACTGTGAGACTTCGTCCATCAGGACAAGAGAACAAG GGGATGCCGACAGGAGAAATTGAAGTCCTGGCAGAAAATGTCGAGATTTTTAACATATGTCAAAAGCTTCCTTTTGAAATTAAAGACTTTGTTAAA AAATCTGAGTCGTTACGAATGCAGTATCGGTACCTTGACCTGAGGTCGTCACAGATGCAGCAGAACCTCAGACTGAGGTCTCAggtggtgatgaagatgagagaTTATCTCTGTAATGTACAAG GTTTTGTGGATGTGGAAACTCCTACTTTGTTTAAAAGGACACCAGGG ggagcCAAAGAGTTCGTGGTTCCATCCAGAGAGCCGGGGATGTTTTACTCTTTGCCTCAGAGTCCGCAGCAGTTCAAGCAGCTTCTCATGGTGGCGGGTGTGGACAG ATACTTCCAGATAGCTCGCTGCTACCGAGACGAAGGCTCCAAGCCAGACAGGCAGCCCGAGTTCACCCAG GTGGACATCGAGATGTCGTTCGTGGAGCAGGCGGGCATCATGTCTCTGGTGGAAGGTTTGCTGCAGCACTCCTGGCCCCCAGAGAAAGGCCCCATCAAGGTTCCTTTCCACACTATGAAGTACGAGGAGGCCATGAGGGACTACGGTGTGGACAAGCCTGACACCAGATTCAATATGAAG CTGATCGACCTCAGTGAAGTTTTTTCAGCCTCGGATGTTGAGTTCCTGAGATCTGCTCTTAGCAAACCTGGAGGCACCGTCCAGGCCATCTGTGTCCCCGGAGGAGCA AATCTTTTCACTGGGAAAACTTTGGATGAACTTAAACAAGCAGCCAAGACTCAGTTTGGACAG gaGCTGAGTGTGGTGCTAATCAGAGCCGACGGGACGCTGAAGTCTCCCCTgaagaagctgctgtctcagtCCGTCACTGACAATCTGCTGAAGACGACTGGAGCCAAACCGGGAGACGTGCTGCTGATGGCAGCTGGGTCCCTGCACACTGTG CGTCCATTGCTCGGCCACCTTCGCCTGcagtctgcacagctcctgGAGTCCTCTGGCGTGACACTCCGCGACCCCTCCGCCTTTCACTTCCTGTGGGTTGTGGactttcctcttttcctgccCAAAGAAGACAAaccagaggagctggagtcaGCTCATCATCCGTTTACTGCTCCACTGCCAGAAGACTCACAGTTACTCTACACAGAACCACACAAG GTTCGAGGTCAACACTATGACCTGGTGTTAAATGGCAGTGAGATTGGAGGAGGCTCCATTCGAATCCATAAGGCAGCTGAGCAGCATCACGTCTTGAAGAATATCCTCAAG gaggacaccACACTCCTCTCCCACTTACTGGAGGCCCTGGATTCAGGCGCGCCGCCTCACGGAGGCATCGCTCTGG GTTTGGATCGGCTGATCTCCATCATGGTTGGGGCAAATAGCATCCGGGATGTCATCGCCTTCCCCAAGTCGTTTCGGGGTCACGACCTCATGAGCCGCGCCCCCGACTCACTATCCGAAGAGGAGCTGAACGCCTACCATATCTCTGTCAAATGGCCAACAAAGCACGAACGATGCGAAGAAGAcgagaggaaatga
- the LOC115405311 gene encoding quinone oxidoreductase-like: MSASRVMRAVRVTEHGAPSVLKLSADVSVPQPGSRQVLIRVHACGVNPVETYIRAGTYARKPPLPFILGTDAAGVVEAVGEGVTAVKAGDRVFTTATESGAYAEYTVAAEDNVHKLHDALDFSQGAAIGIPYFTAYRALVQKAHAKAGETVLIHGASGGVGVAACQLARALNLTVLGTAGTPAGMELILKNGAHLAFNHREDGYTDKIMEATKGKGVDVIVEMLSNVNLSKDLQMVAQGGRITIVGSRGPIEINPRDTMAKESSIIGVALFCATPEEKKESAALFFKGMEAGWLRPVVGPKYPLEKAAQAHHDIIESPGAAGKMVLTMC; the protein is encoded by the exons ATGTCGGCCAGCAGAGTGATGAGAGCCGTCAGAGTGACTGAGCACGGAGCTCCGTCTGTCCTCAAGCTGAGCGCGGATGTGAGCGTCCCTCAGCCCGGCAGCAGGCAG gttctgaTCCGTGTCCACGCCTGTGGAGTGAACCCTGTGGAAACGTACATCCGGGCTGGGACGTATGCACGAAAGCCCCCCCTGCCTTTCATCCTGGGCACTGATGCTGCTGGAGTGGTGGAAGCTGTTGGAGAGGGAGTCACTGCAGTAAAG GCAGGTGATCGTGTATTCACCACAGCCACAGAGTCTGGAGCTTATGCAGAGTACACTGTCGCCGCAGAAGACAACGTTCACAAGCTGCACGATGCTTTAGACTTCTCTCAGGGAGCGGCCATAGGGATCCCATACTTCACCGCCTACAGAGCTCTGGTTCAAAA AGCCCATGCGAAAGCTGGGGAGACTGTCCTCATCCATGGAGCTAGTGGAGGG GTGGGAGTGGCCGCGTGCCAGCTGGCCAGGGCTTTGAATCTCACAGTCTTGGGGACTGCAGGGACTCCAGCCGGGATGGAACTCATCCTCAAAAATGGAGCTCACCTGGCTTTTAACCACAGAGAAGATGGATACACCGACAAAATCATG gAAGCCACTAAGGGTAAAGGTGTGGATGTGATAGTGGAGATGCTGTCCAATGTCAATTTGAGCAAAGATCTCCAGATGGTGGCCCAGGGAGGACGCATCACG ATTGTTGGTTCCAGGGGCCCCATTGAGATCAACCCCAGAGACACCATGGCCAAAGAGAGCAGCATCATCGGAGTGGCGCTTTTCTGCGCGACACCG gaggagaagaaggagagtGCAGCGCTGTTCTTCAAGGGCATGGAAGCTGGTTGGTTACGTCCTGTCGTTGGTCCCAAGTATCCGCTGGAAAAGGCGGCGCAGGCGCACCACGACATCATTGAATCccccggggctgctgggaaaatGGTCCTGACCATGTGTTAA